A single genomic interval of Bradyrhizobium sp. AZCC 1693 harbors:
- a CDS encoding FAD assembly factor SdhE: MTGTTRSSGGLDDRRKRLLFRCWHRGTREMDLILGRFADAEISAMRDDELAELERLIEVPDPDLYAALIGDTPLDSEYATALFDRIKAFRAVDHDA, from the coding sequence ATGACGGGTACGACACGATCAAGCGGTGGCCTCGACGACCGCCGCAAGCGGCTTTTATTCCGCTGCTGGCATCGCGGTACCCGCGAAATGGATCTCATCCTCGGCCGCTTTGCGGATGCCGAGATATCTGCCATGCGCGATGACGAACTGGCCGAACTCGAACGCCTGATCGAGGTGCCCGATCCCGATCTCTATGCCGCGCTGATTGGCGACACGCCGCTCGATTCGGAATATGCGACCGCGCTGTTCGACCGCATCAAGGCGTTTCGCGCCGTGGATCATGACGCATGA